The Hippoglossus hippoglossus isolate fHipHip1 chromosome 21, fHipHip1.pri, whole genome shotgun sequence genome contains a region encoding:
- the LOC117754942 gene encoding ras-related protein Rab-42-like, protein MTPKDQKFPQTDSAPTLNFFSLLFYSGTPMFLLPGRTVVRHVSSLGLGEEEPPVDSSSPSPRPSGYSSSSSSSSHLSRYEVQGIVLRRGLLPLAGPLPSRALSPHVRSAAVIRPGRRLRLVCGRAARVKRGHAEQAGSLSRIRSNTSSCTGTDSRLTNPRQAAAARAYLTRMVHLSDVNLRFEIWDTAGQEKYHSVTPLYYRGAHAAILVYDISKRETFLRAQVWLRELEQQVIPGSTVLWLVGNKGDLAEERQVSVQEGQGLASDRGLFFSETSAMSGFQVNELLAAIAHSVYECVGAQQEGLSEWRETPVVNLHHRDTLTSAAPCCRVGP, encoded by the exons atgacacccaAGGACCAGAAGTTTCCACAAACAGACTCGGCTCCTACTCTCAACTTCTTCAGCCTTCTGTTCTACTCTGGAACACCAATGTTCTTGCTGCCAGGACGGACAGTTG TGAGACATGTCTCCTCACTGGGACTGGGTGAGGAAGAGCCCCCTGTGGACTCTTCCTCACCCAGTCCCAGACCTTCCGGGTacagctcttcctcctcctcctcctctcacctctctcgCTACGAGGTTCAGGGCATCGTCCTCCGCCGTGGTCTTCTCCCTCTTGCTGGACCTCTTCCGTCCCGCGCCCTGAGTCCCCATGTCCGCTCGGCAGCAGTAATCCGGCCCGGGCGGCGGCTGAGGCTCGTGTGCGGCCGCGCAGCTCGAGTCAAACGCGGACACGCGGAACAAGCAGGGTCATTGTCACGCATCCGCTCCAACACGTCTTCCTGCACCGGAACTGACTCGAGACTGACTAACCCGCGCCAAGCTGCGGCCGCAC GTGCCTACCTGACCCGTATGGTGCATTTGAGTGACGTCAATCTTCGCTTCGAGATATGGGACACGGCAGGGCAAGAGAAATACCACAGCGTCACCCCTCTTTACTACAGAGGAGCCCACGCTGCCATCCTGGTCTACGATATCAGCAAgagg GAAACATTTCTCAGAGCTCAGGTGTGGCTCAGAGAGCTTGAGCAACAGGTCATCCCAGGATCTACTGTCCTGTGGCTGGTGGGCAACAAGGGGGATCTGGCTGAGGAGAGGCAAGTCTCAGTGCAG GAAGGACAGGGGCTGGCCAGCGACAGGGGGTTGTTCTTTTCAGAGACATCTGCAATGTCGGGGTTCCAGGTCAACGAGTTGTTAGCAGCTATAG CCCACAGCGTGTACGAGTGTGTCGGAGCCCAGCAGGAGGGTCTGTCAGAGTGGAGGGAGACACCGGTGGTGAATCTGCATCACAGGGACACGCTCACTTCTGCTGCTCCCTGCTGCAGAGTTGGGCCctag